CAGGTGCACGGGATGAACGAAACCGAATCGAGAACAGCGGTCGCTCGGGAGTCGAAAAGCGAGAGAAACCGCCCGCGGTTCAGTGGTCTTCGTCTTCGTAGAGCCACTGCTCGTCAACGCGCTCGTAGTCGAGCAGTTCCTCGTCGTCGAAGAACAGACTGATCTCTCGTTCGTTCGCGCCCTCGTCCTCGTGGTCGGAGCCGTGGATGACGTTCCGGCCGAGGTCGAGACCGAAGTCGCCGCGGATCGTGCCCGGCGCGGAGTCGGCGGGGTCGGTCTCGCCCATCATGCGGCGGACCTGCTGGGTCGCGTCCGCGCCCTGCCAGACCATCGCGAAGACCGGCCCGGAGGTGATAAAGTCGACGAGTCCGTCGAAGAACGGTTTATCCTCGTGCTCGCCGTAGTGCTCGTGGGCGAGTTCCTCGTCGATCTGCATGAACTTCGCCGCGACGATTTTCAGGCCGCGGTCCTCGAATCGGGAGACGATGTCGCCGATGAGGCCGCGCTGGACGCCGTCGGGCTTGACCATCACGAACGTACGCTCGTCGTGGTGGCTCATTCGGCTCCTCCGCCGGCTTCGGTCCACTCGAGGTCGCGAGATTCGCGGCCGAGGTCGGCGTTCTTCTCGCACTTCGAGGAGCAGTAGTGAATGACTGTTCCGTCGGTGCGGACGAACATCGTGCCCGTGCCGGGTTCGATGTCCGCACCGCAGTAGTCGCAGTTTCGATTCTGTGGCATTGGCTTACTGGCCTCCGATGGAGTCCGCGTCACGCTGGGTCTCGCGGAGTTGGAGCACGTCGCCCTCTCGGACGGGACCCAACACGTTTCGCGTGATGATGCGGCCCTGGTTCGAGCCTTCGCGGATGCGGCATTTGACCTGCATGGCCTCGCCGTGCATCCCGGTCTTGCCAACGATCTCGATGACCTCCGCGGACGTCGAGTCGTTGGTACTCTCTTCTGCGCTCATGGTCGCTTACTGCAGGTCCTCGACCTTCGAGGCGATGTCTTCGACGTCCTCGTCCGCCTCTCCGGCGTCGACGACGGCGGCAGCGGCGCTGCCGACTTCGAGACCGGCCGCGTGGCCGATGTCGTCCTGCGTCTCGACGAAGATGTACGCGATGCCCTTCTCCTCCGCGAGTTCGGGCAGGTGCATGACGATCTCCTCGGGGGAGACGTCTTCGGCGATGTAGACGAGGTCGGCGTTGCCGCGCTCGATGGCTTTGGTCGTCTCGTTGGTTCCCTTCTTTACCGTACCGGTGTCTCGGGCGACCTCGAGCGCTTCGAGAGCGCGCTCGGCGAGGTCGGCCGGAACTTCGTAATCAACGTAAACTGGCATTGGTTGTTCACCTCCCTGTTCGTAGGCTCGCGCCCCACACCAGATGGTCGGTCCCTGATGGCGTGGGGCATCATCAACCTCGAACAGGTTGTACACTCCTGTAACGGAGCACCCCATAAAAGCGCTTTCAAAGCGTACAGGGCGTGGTACGCCGGCGCATGGCGATTTTCAGAAACGAGAGAGCGAGCGAGTTGACAGGAACCGGGCGGGCGTCGAGTCGGGTCGACCGCCGCCCAGACGAAATCGACATTACCCGCAAGCGACCAGTACGGACGATGGACGTGGCCGCCCTCGCCGACCGCCTCCGCGCCGAGGCCGAGCGCGCGAACGAACGCCGACTGCTCGTACTCGCTGGCGACCGCGACGCCGGTATCGACGCCGCCTACACCGCCCTCGACGCCGCCGGAATCCACGACGACGACGTGACCATCGTCACCTCGCGCGAGGGGTTCCGCTTCGAGCGCTACGCGCCGAACCACGCCGCGAACCTCCTCGGCCGAACTCGGAAGGCCGTCGTCCTCGACGCTCACGAGAAGTTCTCGCCGAACGCGCTCGGACAGGTCGTCGGTGCCGTCGACGGCGGCGGCCTGCTCGTCCTCCTGACGCCCCCGCTCTCGGAGTGGCCCGAGCGCCGCGAGTGGTTCGACGACCACCTCGCCGTGCCGCCGTTCGGCATCGACGACGTGGGAAGCGAGTTTCGTCGGCGACTCGTCGGGACGCTCCGCGAGCATCCGGGTATCGCCGTCGTCGACCTCGAGTCGAAAACCGTCGAACGCGACGGGCTCACCGACCCGTGGCCCGTCCGTCGCCGCGACCCGCGGAAACGTCCGGAGGCGACGACGGCGGCGACGGCAGCGGCGACACCGGCATTCCCCGAGACCGCCTACGACGCCTGTCTCACCGAAGACCAGGCCGACGCCGTCGACGCGCTGGAAGCGCTCCGCGACCCCGGACACGCCGTCGTCGTCGAGGCCGACCGCGGACGGGGGAAGTCGAGCGCCGCGGGTATCGCCGCGGGCGCGCTCGCCGCAGAGGGGAAAGACGTACTCGTCACCGCACCGACGTTCCGGAGCGCCCGCGAGGTGTTCGTCCGCGCCGCCGCGGTCGTCGAATCCCTCGACTGCCGGTCGGACGGGGGCGAGAACGAACGCCGAATCGAGACGACGACCGGCGGTCGAGTTCGCTTCGCGACTCCCGTCGACGCCGCCGAACGGTTCGCGAACTCCGACGGCGACGAGGACACCTCCGACGTCGTCCTCGTCGACGAGGCGGCGGCGCTCCCCGTTCGCCTCCTTTCGAAGTTCCTCGACGCGCCCGCCGTCGGCTTCTTCACCACTGTTCGCGGCTACGAGGGCGCGGGCCGCAGTTTCTCGGTGCGCTTCCGCGACAGGCTCGTCGAGAGCGACCTCTCGGTGACGGACGTGACGCTCGCGGAGCCGATTCGCTACGCGTCGGGCGATCCGCTCGAAATCTGGGCGTTCCGGGCGCTGCTGCTCGACGCTCGCCCGCCGGTAGACCAACTGGTCGCGGACGCGACGCCCGAGTCGGTCACGTATCGGTCGTTCGACGCCGACGACCTGCTCGCCGACGAGCACCTGCTTCGCGAGGTATTCGGTCTGCTCGTGCTCGCGCACTACCGGACGGAGCCGAACGACCTCGCGCGCTTGCTCGACGCGCCGAACCTCTCGGTTCGCGCGCTGCTGTACGACGGTCGCGTCGTCTCCGTCGCGCTGTTAGCTCGCGAGGGCGGGCTGTCGGAGTCGACACGGTGCGGGATGTACGAGGGCCAGCGCGTCGCCGGAAACATGATTCCCGACGTGCTGACGAGTCAACTCAGAGACGAGGGGGCCGCGTCGCCGGTCGGCTACCGCGTGCTCCGCATCGCGACGCACGACGCCGTCCGGTCGCGAGGACTCGGCTCTCGACTACTCGCCGAGGTGAGAGACGAGTTCGAAGAGAGCGCCGATTGGCTCGGCGTCGGCTACGGCGCGACGCCCGAACTGCTCTCCTTCTGGCGCGAGAACGGCTACGGGACGGTACACCTCTCGACGACGCGAAACGACACCAGCGGCGAGTACTCCGCGGTCATGCTCGACCCGCTCTCCGAGTCGGGACGGAAACTCGCCGAGCGACACTCGCGGTGGTTCCGAGAGCGCGCCATCGGCGTTCTCTCCGACCCGCTCCGAGACGCGGACCTCGACGTGGTCCGGGCGACGCTCCGGGCGACCGAATCGGCGGTCGAACCGGCGCTCTCCGACCACGAGTGGCGCGTCGTCGTCGGCGCGTCGTACGGGCCCGGTCTCTACGTCGCCGCACCCGGCGCGTTCCGTCGTCTCGCGCTCTCGCACCTCGTCGACGGCGTCGCGGACCTCTCCGCGCTCGAAGAGCGCTTACTCGTCCGAAAAGTGCTGCAGGCCCGGCCGTGGGACGTCGTCGCCGACGAACTCGACTACGTCTCGACTGGGCAGTGCATGCGGGCGCTCGGGACGGCGTTTCAGCCGCTCGTCGACCACTACGGCGCGGACGAACCGGTCGTCGCCGAGGAACGGGCGCGATTCGACAGGGGAGAGTAGCGGCGCGTCGAAGCCGACCGGGCGGTACGCCGAAGAGGGACGGCCGCGTACGAGGCCCATGGTCGAACCTCTCGGATGGATTGCACTCGCGCTGTTGGTCGTCGGGGTCGTCGGGAGCGTCGCGCCGTTGGTGCCCGGCGCGCTCGCGTCGCTGGCGGGCGTCTACCTCTACTGGTGGTCGACGGAGTTCGGCGAACCCGGGCTGCTGGCGGTCGTCGGTCTCACGTTCGTTGGTCTCACTGCCGTGGTCTTCGACTACTTCGCCGGTCCCATCGCCGCTCGGTACGGCGGGGCGTCGAACGGAACGACAGTCGTTGCGGCCGTCGTGGGCTTCCTGGCGTTCTTCGTCGCCGGGCCGCCGGGCATCCTCCTCGGCGTCGCCGGAACGGTGTTCGCGCTCGAGTTCTACAGAAATCGGGACGCCAACGCCAGTTTCAAATCGGCGCTGCTCGCGACGGTCGGCGTGCTGGCGTCGACGGCCGTACAGGTCGTGTTGACGCTGTTGATGCTCGTAGCGTTCGTCCTTCTCGTGTTCGTTTGAGCGTCGCCGTCTCTCGGCCGTTCCCTCCGAGACCTCGTCGCCGTCTGCGACGCCGTAGGAGACGATTCGACGGCGACGGCATCACCCGAGTCGGCCACATCGTACCTGGAGACCTCCGGGAAAAACGATGGTAATTCGTAGCTCCGTGCGAATGGGTACCTATGTCCGAGCAGACTAGGCGAACCGCATCGAATCGAGACGTCGAGACACGGTACGAAGAGTACCTGATGCCCATCTGGAAGAGCCTCAACGTGCCGGTCGAGCGCGCGTCGGGTTGTACGCTCGAAGATTTCGACGGCAACGAGTATCTCGACGTCTTCTCCGGCATCTCCGTGGTCAACGTCGGCCACGGCAACGAGGCGGTCGTCGACGCGGCGAAGGCCCAACTCGACGAGTTCGTCCACGGCTGTACCTACGTCCACCCGCACGAACCCGCGGCCGACCTCGCGGAGAAACTCGCCGATATCACGCCCGGCGACCTGCAGAAGTCGTTCTTCTGCAACTCCGGGACCGAGGCGGTCGAGGGGGCGATCAAACTCGCGCGGAAGTACACCGGCGGCAAGGAGATTCTCGCCTTAGAGATGGCGTTCCACGGCCGCACGCTCGGGAGTCTCGCGCTCACTGGCAACAAGACGTACAAGCGGGGGATGGCGCCGGTCATCAACGACGTGACGCACGCGCCAGCGCCGTACGGCTACCGCTGCGAGACGTGCGACGGCGACGCCTGCACCGCCGAGTGCGCCGACCGAATCGACCGCATCATCGACACCCACACGTCAGACGACCTCGCGGCCATCGTCGTCGAACCGGTGATGGGCGAGGGCGGCATCATCGTCCCCTCCGAGGCGTGGTTCCGGCGCGTGCGCGAAATCGCCGACGACAGGGGGGCGCTCCTCGTCGTCGACGAGGTGCAGGCGGGCTACGGCCGGACCGGCGAGATGTGGGCCATCGACCACTTCGACGTCGAACCGGACATCGTCACGCAGGCGAAGGGTATCGCTAACGGACTGCCGCTTGGCGCGTTCACCGCGTCGGCCGAGGTGGCGGACGCGTTCGGTCCGGGCGACCACCTCTCGACGTTCGGCGGGAACCCGGTCGCCTGCGCCGCCGCGCTCGCGACCATCGACGAACTGGAGAACGGCGTCGTCGACAACGCCCGCGAGCAGGGCGCGTGGCTCTCCGACCGACTCGCCGAACTGGAAGAGGAGTTCGACGTCGTCGGCGACACCCGCGGCCTCGGGCTGATGCAGGGCGTCGAACTCGTCGACCCAGACGAGACCGGACCGCTCGGCGTCGCCGCCGCACCGGACGCCGCGCTCGCGAAGCACGTCGGCGAGCGCCTCCGCGAGGACGGCGTCGTGATGGGCGTCGGCGGGTTCTACAAGAACGTGATGCGGTTCCAGCCGCCGCTCGTCATCTCCCGAGACCAACTGGAGCGCGCCGTCGAGGCGCTCCGAGACGCCATCGAAGCCGAGACGGCCTGAGAACGGAGCTAGCGAGCGACCGATTTCGTTCGAATCGACGCGAACGACGACGCCGACGGGCGCAGGTTTTTGAACGAAAAGGCGACCACCCCCGGCCGTGAGCTAACGAGTCGTCGCGGGGCGGTCGAGGCGAGTGTACGGCGAACCCCCCGCGAGAACGGAATCGTCGTCTGTTCGCAATCTGTGCGCCATCCGTTCGGCCATCGGCCCGAGAAGGAAGAGGAATCCGAGCGTTGGAACCGGGCCGAGAGGCGTCTCGGCTCAGCGATTCTCGTCGGGCCAGCGTTCGATGTAGACGGTCTCGTCGGTGTAGAACCGTATCATATCGTCGCCCTGTGCGTGGAGGTCGCCGAAGAACGACTCCTTGGCTCCGCCGAAGTGGTAGAACGCCATCGGCGCGGCGGTGCCGACGTTGACGCCGAGGTTACCGGCGTCGACCTCGTGGCGGAAACGCCGCGCCTCGCCGCCCCGCTCGGTGAAGAGGCTCGCGGCGTTGCCGAAGCGCGACTCGTTGACGATCGCGAGCGCGTCGTCGAAGTCGTCGGCGCGAATCAGCCCCAGCACCGGGCCGAATATCTCCTCACGCGCGACGGTCATCTCCGGAGTGACGTCGCCGAAGACGGTCGGCGCGAGGAAGGTGCCCGTCTCGGGGACCTCGGCGTCTCGGCCGTCGTAGAGGAGGGTCGCCCCCTCGGAGACGCCCGTTTCGACGTACTCCAGGACGCGCTCGCGGTGCTCGGCGGTGATTAGCGGGCCCACGTCCGACCCTGCGTAGAGACCGTTGTCGACGGTGAGGTCGGAGACCGCCTCGACCAGCCGGTCGGCGAACTCGTCGTACACCGCCGCCTCGACGACCGCCGTCGGGTTCGCGAGACACCGCTGCCCGGAGTTGGCGAACGCCGAGGCGACGGTCTGCTCGACGGCGAACTCGAGGTTCGCACTCGCCGAGACGACGACGTGGTTCTTCGCGCCACCCTGCGCCTGCACGCGCTTGCCGTGTTTCGCGGCGGTCTCGTAGACGTGTCTGGCGACGGGGGTGCTGCCGACGAAGGAGACGCCGGCGACGTCCTCGTGTGCCAACAGCGCGTTCACCGTCTCCGGACCGCCGTGCAGGAGGCTGACGACGCCGTCGGGAAAGCCCGCCTCCTCGACGAGTTCGACGATGCGCGTCGGCGTGAGCGGGTCGCGCTCGCTCGGTTTGAGGACGAACGCGTTGCCCGTCGCCACCGCGTACGGCAGGAACCACAGCGGGATCATCGCCGGGAAGTTGAAGGGCGTAATCGCCGCGAAGACGCCGAGCGGCTTTCGGACCGCCGTCTCGTCGATGCCCG
This genomic stretch from Haloprofundus salilacus harbors:
- the tmcA gene encoding tRNA(Met) cytidine acetyltransferase TmcA gives rise to the protein MDVAALADRLRAEAERANERRLLVLAGDRDAGIDAAYTALDAAGIHDDDVTIVTSREGFRFERYAPNHAANLLGRTRKAVVLDAHEKFSPNALGQVVGAVDGGGLLVLLTPPLSEWPERREWFDDHLAVPPFGIDDVGSEFRRRLVGTLREHPGIAVVDLESKTVERDGLTDPWPVRRRDPRKRPEATTAATAAATPAFPETAYDACLTEDQADAVDALEALRDPGHAVVVEADRGRGKSSAAGIAAGALAAEGKDVLVTAPTFRSAREVFVRAAAVVESLDCRSDGGENERRIETTTGGRVRFATPVDAAERFANSDGDEDTSDVVLVDEAAALPVRLLSKFLDAPAVGFFTTVRGYEGAGRSFSVRFRDRLVESDLSVTDVTLAEPIRYASGDPLEIWAFRALLLDARPPVDQLVADATPESVTYRSFDADDLLADEHLLREVFGLLVLAHYRTEPNDLARLLDAPNLSVRALLYDGRVVSVALLAREGGLSESTRCGMYEGQRVAGNMIPDVLTSQLRDEGAASPVGYRVLRIATHDAVRSRGLGSRLLAEVRDEFEESADWLGVGYGATPELLSFWRENGYGTVHLSTTRNDTSGEYSAVMLDPLSESGRKLAERHSRWFRERAIGVLSDPLRDADLDVVRATLRATESAVEPALSDHEWRVVVGASYGPGLYVAAPGAFRRLALSHLVDGVADLSALEERLLVRKVLQARPWDVVADELDYVSTGQCMRALGTAFQPLVDHYGADEPVVAEERARFDRGE
- a CDS encoding CoA-acylating methylmalonate-semialdehyde dehydrogenase; the protein is MPVRPIAEGETVRNFVGGEWRAPSGDERRDVVDPATEETLAEVAFSDDADVDETVAAALDAFDEWRRTPVEERIQPLFRLKSLLEDQQDDLAEVLVQEHGKTLAEAKGEIRRGIENVEVACGIPSLMQAGHLPNAAPGIDETAVRKPLGVFAAITPFNFPAMIPLWFLPYAVATGNAFVLKPSERDPLTPTRIVELVEEAGFPDGVVSLLHGGPETVNALLAHEDVAGVSFVGSTPVARHVYETAAKHGKRVQAQGGAKNHVVVSASANLEFAVEQTVASAFANSGQRCLANPTAVVEAAVYDEFADRLVEAVSDLTVDNGLYAGSDVGPLITAEHRERVLEYVETGVSEGATLLYDGRDAEVPETGTFLAPTVFGDVTPEMTVAREEIFGPVLGLIRADDFDDALAIVNESRFGNAASLFTERGGEARRFRHEVDAGNLGVNVGTAAPMAFYHFGGAKESFFGDLHAQGDDMIRFYTDETVYIERWPDENR
- a CDS encoding 30S ribosomal protein S28e gives rise to the protein MSAEESTNDSTSAEVIEIVGKTGMHGEAMQVKCRIREGSNQGRIITRNVLGPVREGDVLQLRETQRDADSIGGQ
- the rpl7ae gene encoding 50S ribosomal protein L7Ae, giving the protein MPVYVDYEVPADLAERALEALEVARDTGTVKKGTNETTKAIERGNADLVYIAEDVSPEEIVMHLPELAEEKGIAYIFVETQDDIGHAAGLEVGSAAAAVVDAGEADEDVEDIASKVEDLQ
- the ndk gene encoding nucleoside-diphosphate kinase; translation: MSHHDERTFVMVKPDGVQRGLIGDIVSRFEDRGLKIVAAKFMQIDEELAHEHYGEHEDKPFFDGLVDFITSGPVFAMVWQGADATQQVRRMMGETDPADSAPGTIRGDFGLDLGRNVIHGSDHEDEGANEREISLFFDDEELLDYERVDEQWLYEDEDH
- a CDS encoding 50S ribosomal protein L24e, producing the protein MPQNRNCDYCGADIEPGTGTMFVRTDGTVIHYCSSKCEKNADLGRESRDLEWTEAGGGAE
- a CDS encoding aspartate aminotransferase family protein; its protein translation is MSEQTRRTASNRDVETRYEEYLMPIWKSLNVPVERASGCTLEDFDGNEYLDVFSGISVVNVGHGNEAVVDAAKAQLDEFVHGCTYVHPHEPAADLAEKLADITPGDLQKSFFCNSGTEAVEGAIKLARKYTGGKEILALEMAFHGRTLGSLALTGNKTYKRGMAPVINDVTHAPAPYGYRCETCDGDACTAECADRIDRIIDTHTSDDLAAIVVEPVMGEGGIIVPSEAWFRRVREIADDRGALLVVDEVQAGYGRTGEMWAIDHFDVEPDIVTQAKGIANGLPLGAFTASAEVADAFGPGDHLSTFGGNPVACAAALATIDELENGVVDNAREQGAWLSDRLAELEEEFDVVGDTRGLGLMQGVELVDPDETGPLGVAAAPDAALAKHVGERLREDGVVMGVGGFYKNVMRFQPPLVISRDQLERAVEALRDAIEAETA
- a CDS encoding DUF456 domain-containing protein, with product MVEPLGWIALALLVVGVVGSVAPLVPGALASLAGVYLYWWSTEFGEPGLLAVVGLTFVGLTAVVFDYFAGPIAARYGGASNGTTVVAAVVGFLAFFVAGPPGILLGVAGTVFALEFYRNRDANASFKSALLATVGVLASTAVQVVLTLLMLVAFVLLVFV